TTGCAGTCATAATCAAACGCCGTGTCCCTGTAAACGCAACAAGCCTATGAGAGGAGCCAAAGCTAGTGCCAGGAAAGAGTGTGCAATGCTGCACTATTAAGTTGATGATCGTTACTTAATAAAGGAAGCTTTTAATGACCGCTTGCTTCGTTTCACGTTCAAAAAAAGTCAATTCATTCAATACGCTTAGCGCATCAGTGTTTGCTGTTACTATTTTTGTGTGGACCTAAATGGATTGTGTGTGTAAGACTGACGTTCAGTTGCCGTTGTTGGACGGTAGTTCTTGTAGAGGCACTATTCACCGGATATGCTTTGTTGAATAGGATTTACAGCTTCAAGTGCTGTTTTTAAAAAGGGCAGCTCCACTTATTCGACACCTCTATAAAGCATTCGGTCGTTGTCACCATTTATATAGAATGAGGTTGCGCTGATGAAGATCAAAGGCTGCTGTTGCTGCTTTTGTGCTTAATGGTATTCAAACGTATTTGTTTGACTATACCAGTGTATCGATTTGCTATACTATGAAATGTGTGGCTTTCTGTTGACCTTAAAATTAATCTGTAATAAGCTATCAATTATTTAAATGCGCCCGCACAAAGGGCATATAGATGAAAACATACCTTTTATGAAAATTAAACAAACTTTAGATTTACGCATTGTAGCGGCTTCTCTTATCATCGCGGTTTTAGTAATTGCTTCCTCCTGTGCTTCTGCAAAAGGCTATACCGGCAGAAGGGGTGGGTGTAATGCTACGCGGTATACTATTCTGTAACATACCGGCTAGAGACAGCGCGGCGAGAGCCAGGCTGGTGAGTGGTGAGTGAGGGAAGCTGCAAGCTGTACGCTACACGCTGCAAGCAGAAAACAGCCTGTCGTGAAAGAGCCAGGCGCACGCCCCCAGCCCCTAAAGGGGAACGCCCGCGCACATAAGAGCAAATACTTTTAAAATATAAAAGCACTCCGTTAGTGGAGTGCTTTTATATTTATCAATTCATCTTTTCTTAATTGAACATTGAAAGTTGGATCTAGGATTGAGTATTGAACATTTCCTCCTCTTCTATGTGTTTCTTCCTGTCTTTCAACTTTTGTTTCAGAGGTGAATGGTGGTTATTCAACTGTTTGCAAGCTGCTCTATGCCATTCGTAAGATCTTCTCCATCTTACGGCCTTTCGCTAATTCGTCTACCAGCTTATCTAGATATCGTACCTGCTTTGTTAATGGGTTTTCAATTTCTTCAATCCTGTAGCCACAGATGACACCGGTAACGAGGTGGGCATTTGGATTAAGAGTAGCTTGCTGAAAGAATTGTTCAAACGTTAGTTTCTTTTCTATGATCTCTTGTAGTTTCTGTTCATCAAAACCCGTTAGCCATTCAATGACCTGGTGCAATTCTTCTTTGGTTCTTCCTTTCTTCTCGGCTTTTGCCACATAATGTGGATATACAGAGGCGAATGTCATTTTTGCAATACGCTCATCGTGATTGTTTGTATTGTTCATAGCTTGTATTTTCTACGCTGTTATAGGTGTTTCTCTTGGTTTCGGTGTTGCAGCTGCTCCAACACCGAAATTAATAAAAGCGAGACAAGGAAAGAATGGCAAGACTTTATATCAATATTTTGTTAGCAACAGGTTGTATCAATTAATCTCAAGACTTACAATCTGTGGTTGTATTGTTGGCTTGCCGTTTACTTTCATTGGCGTCCAATTTTCCATTGTCTGTAAAACTTCAATTAAATCTAATTCGTGGCCAATTCTAGATAGTGGTCTAAAATTAGTCATCTTGCCATCTTTGTCAATTATTATCCCAATTCTAATAATCCCCCGGTTGAGTATTGGTCCGGTGAGTACTATTCTTTTCCTTATCTGTTCATAAAATCTATTCATTCCACCTGGGTACTTCGCATATTCCAGGTTGTTCTTTTGAATTTTATAGCAGCGGCTCATCTGGAATTGTTCTGCTGTCAAAAACGCTGGAGTTTTCTCAATGGAACAATACTGGGTGTCTTTGTATGATTCGGTTCCTGAAGCCACTGAAATCATTTTCCCGCTAATAAACTTCCCTTCTTTGTATTTTTCAATATTGGTCGTCATGTTTCGAGAAGGCAATGTGTTTTTCCATGTTCCATTTTTTCGTCCATTAAGAACTTCCCCCGAAGTTTTTATGAATTCATCTGAAGGTGTATAACTATACCATTCACCATTTCCAGACTCTACCAATTTCTTTCCTTCTTTATTCCAAAATTCCATAATTAGAATTTCATTGTCCTGAAAGTCCAGTATCTGGCGCTTGGTGCCGTCCTCATAGAAATATTCCCAAATCCCAGTTTTTTTATCATTTACATACTTGCCAGATTGTTCAAGTTGCCCGTTTGGGAAGTAGATATTAAATAAACCTTCCTTATTCCCCTTTGTATAATTCCCTTCAATGGCTATTGTACTGTCGTGAGCATAATAGTCAACAAAGTTTCCAGTAAAAGTTAATAGGACTGTGTCCATTCTTGAGATCCTGAAAATTGTACCGCAAACAGGCTTTACTAATTGCCATCTGTCATTGTAATAAAATACCAGCGTGTCAGAACCCCTTTGTCGAATGACTTCATATATTGAAGTTGGACGTGCTTCAAAATTTGCTGAGTCATTAGTTTGGGAATACAGGTTGTTAAACAATAAAACAAAGGATATTAATAGTAGGAGTCTTTTCATAAGTTAATTGTCTCTTTACGACGTTGTTGGTATTCCTATTGGCTTTGTGTTGTATCTGCACCAACACCGAAATTAAGGAAAGCTGCACAAGGAAAGGCTGATGATACTTTATATCGGGTAGTTGGCGGGGCATTGTTTTATTCGTTATCATAAGGCCTAACTTGGTCAGCCAGTTTTTTAGGGGCTACTTCACAATAGGCGCATGTCAATGCGTCTGAGAATAGGTCTTTATTAACTTTATTCATTTCAATAAGTGTCCAACCTTGCTTGCCCCATTTGTTGTTAACTGGATAAATAATTGTCTTGTCAGCAGCCGAAAAAACATTCTGATCTATCTCTGATAGTTTTATACAAGCTCTTTTGTTTTGGTTGTCATAAGTTGCAAATATTTTCTTTTTCACTCTGAAAGAAGTCTTTTCAAAATGAGGATCTTCTGTCACTTCTGGAAATGAAAGAGCAATGGTTCTATAGGTGTCAAAGCTTATCATTAATTGTCCATTTTTCAATGCTTTCTACAAAACATCATCCCTTCAGTGTTAACCTATCTAATTGGCTGAAACATGGCGTAAAAGGCTGTATTGAGGAAAATACAGCCTTATGTGTTTTCAGGCTATGATTTCAGGCTTAAAATCTGGCGGAATACTGGTTGGATCTGGCCATTATGTTTGATCTTTTTTGTAGACCTGAGTTCTACCATCATGGCCCTACCGTCCACCTCCCCAG
This genomic interval from Flavisolibacter tropicus contains the following:
- a CDS encoding DUF2200 domain-containing protein, producing the protein MNNTNNHDERIAKMTFASVYPHYVAKAEKKGRTKEELHQVIEWLTGFDEQKLQEIIEKKLTFEQFFQQATLNPNAHLVTGVICGYRIEEIENPLTKQVRYLDKLVDELAKGRKMEKILRMA
- a CDS encoding toxin-antitoxin system YwqK family antitoxin produces the protein MKRLLLLISFVLLFNNLYSQTNDSANFEARPTSIYEVIRQRGSDTLVFYYNDRWQLVKPVCGTIFRISRMDTVLLTFTGNFVDYYAHDSTIAIEGNYTKGNKEGLFNIYFPNGQLEQSGKYVNDKKTGIWEYFYEDGTKRQILDFQDNEILIMEFWNKEGKKLVESGNGEWYSYTPSDEFIKTSGEVLNGRKNGTWKNTLPSRNMTTNIEKYKEGKFISGKMISVASGTESYKDTQYCSIEKTPAFLTAEQFQMSRCYKIQKNNLEYAKYPGGMNRFYEQIRKRIVLTGPILNRGIIRIGIIIDKDGKMTNFRPLSRIGHELDLIEVLQTMENWTPMKVNGKPTIQPQIVSLEIN
- a CDS encoding MmcQ/YjbR family DNA-binding protein, with protein sequence MISFDTYRTIALSFPEVTEDPHFEKTSFRVKKKIFATYDNQNKRACIKLSEIDQNVFSAADKTIIYPVNNKWGKQGWTLIEMNKVNKDLFSDALTCAYCEVAPKKLADQVRPYDNE